From the genome of Plutella xylostella chromosome 31, ilPluXylo3.1, whole genome shotgun sequence:
TAGTTTCACCGTAGtatgttagatcattaacacccctgttacattgtaatgtcatcaatAAATTATACGTTATCACCATATTAGATGTATAAAAAGacaacaactaatcccttgttatgatctaacagagtatggtgaaactggggaTTTAGCATTGTTTATTGCTAATGTTTGCTGATACAAGTCCTTAACCATTTCCACGTACTCCAACCCCTGCTAATCTCCCATCTCTTTCCAGCTCCTACCCTGGCGTGACCCACCGCCGTATCCGCGCCGGCACCGCCAAACGCAACAGCCGAGGCGTGCTTTACACCATCGCCCGCATCATCAACCACCCAGACTACGGACTAGCGGCGCCCAGAGACTCTGACGTCAGCCTGGTTGAACTGTCCACTCTGGCTACCCTGTCTAGTACTATTCAGACGGTTTCTATCAATGTGGCTGGGTCGGAGCTGCCTGGTACGACTGCGGTGAGGCTGCTTGGATGGGGACAGATTAGGGTGAGTTGTTTTGGAGTTTGAAACTTGGTGATTAAGGTCAGATGCCCGTATTCACTAAAATTCAGATGCCTACGCCCTACATCTATAGTATAGATAATGGCGCTATAGATAATAGCTGAAAAGTCATCAGCATCGTTATTATAACGATATCATAGTATTTGTTGAGAATCTCGGCCCCTGTAATGCAGTCTAATGACGCAgccataatatttaaaatccaAGCAGGAGCAATGCAAAATGTAGCcaagatattttaaatatttcgttACCTTACCAATACCAGTGTAGCGATTATAACATTTTCGAACCTTCGTTTACGTTgtgtatcgtcaactgtcactcaaaaatgtaaggcaaatctcgttagttccaaaagtgactacGGCACTATTCTTAttccataattatgtttgtgtagtaacGAAAATAGCATCAAATTGCCACGTTAGCCCGTGATAGGCCCTCAGTAGTATTTTGATACCTGGGTACCGATTCCCGAGTTACGGAGATCATTTCCAGTACCGAGATTTGGCCGAGATGATGTTAATCTCGGGTGAATTTGTTAAAATGGTATTCTGGCGATCACGCGTAAAACGTCAAACGTCAAAATTTCTATGAGTTTGACGTTAAATTTGAGATTTGAAGCGGATATGTTAGGGTAGATTTTAAACTGAGATATATCTCGGGTTCTGAGATTTATCCCCGAACCTCCGGATTTGAGCTCTTGTCCTTCTATTCAGCCCCGAACCCCATTCAATAACCTTTATCTTGTCACCAGCTCAACGGGCCCTCCTCCTTACAACTACGTGACGGCATCGCCAACAACCTGGCTCTGGAAACCTGCGCGTCTCGCTACGACCGTGGATCCATTACCACCAACATGTTCTGTACCTTATCCAGCTCTGCTGAAGAACAGACCAGTTGCCAAGGAGACAACGGTGGTCCAGTGGTGCTAAACAATGTCGTCGTAGGCCTGGTCTCTTGGGGCAATGGCTGCGTGGTCAGCTCTTACCCGGCCGTTCATACTAAGGTATCTGCGTTTACTAACTGGATTGTGGCTAACGCTGTCTAATGGGAGAGCCAA
Proteins encoded in this window:
- the LOC105389885 gene encoding trypsin, alkaline B isoform X1 gives rise to the protein MALYAWALLALVAAAVSADVSRVLDGQAVAIESYPFVVQVDFLQPGGVWSQACAGALISTKWTLSAAQCFSGASYPGVTHRRIRAGTAKRNSRGVLYTIARIINHPDYGLAAPRDSDVSLVELSTLATLSSTIQTVSINVAGSELPGTTAVRLLGWGQIRLNGPSSLQLRDGIANNLALETCASRYDRGSITTNMFCTLSSSAEEQTSCQGDNGGPVVLNNVVVGLVSWGNGCVVSSYPAVHTKVSAFTNWIVANAV
- the LOC105389885 gene encoding trypsin, alkaline B isoform X2, yielding MALYAWALLALVAAVSADVSRVLDGQAVAIESYPFVVQVDFLQPGGVWSQACAGALISTKWTLSAAQCFSGASYPGVTHRRIRAGTAKRNSRGVLYTIARIINHPDYGLAAPRDSDVSLVELSTLATLSSTIQTVSINVAGSELPGTTAVRLLGWGQIRLNGPSSLQLRDGIANNLALETCASRYDRGSITTNMFCTLSSSAEEQTSCQGDNGGPVVLNNVVVGLVSWGNGCVVSSYPAVHTKVSAFTNWIVANAV